One Actinospica robiniae DSM 44927 genomic region harbors:
- a CDS encoding DinB family protein, with amino-acid sequence MPFTSPLKPSPDPRPVAPERVALAEWLDYHRAELLAKIDGLDDEQAARRVVPSLNTLHGLVRHLTKVEHVWFVTVMLGSDEPAPFGFPDRRDGDFLLDDDATLEQDVARFLRACERSRAIYEQFDLDDVGEHRRIGQVDLRWVMLHMIEEYAQHNGHADILRELIDGTTQS; translated from the coding sequence ATGCCCTTCACCTCGCCGCTCAAGCCGTCTCCCGACCCGCGTCCCGTCGCCCCCGAGCGCGTCGCCCTGGCCGAGTGGCTCGACTACCACCGCGCCGAACTGCTCGCGAAGATCGACGGCCTGGACGACGAGCAGGCTGCCCGCCGCGTCGTCCCGTCGCTCAACACCTTGCACGGCCTCGTCCGGCACCTGACCAAGGTCGAGCACGTATGGTTCGTCACGGTGATGCTGGGCAGCGACGAGCCCGCGCCGTTCGGCTTCCCGGACCGCCGAGACGGCGACTTCCTCCTCGACGACGATGCCACGCTCGAGCAGGACGTAGCCCGCTTCCTCCGCGCCTGCGAGCGCAGCCGCGCGATCTACGAGCAGTTCGACCTCGACGACGTCGGCGAGCACCGCAGGATCGGTCAGGTGGACCTGCGCTGGGTGATGCTCCACATGATCGAGGAGTACGCGCAGCACAACGGCCACGCCGACATCCTGCGCGAGCTGATCGACGGGACCACGCAGAGCTAG